In Phyllostomus discolor isolate MPI-MPIP mPhyDis1 chromosome 3, mPhyDis1.pri.v3, whole genome shotgun sequence, a single genomic region encodes these proteins:
- the DECR2 gene encoding peroxisomal 2,4-dienoyl-CoA reductase isoform X2: MAQPPPDVDEDDCLPEYRHLFCPDLLRDKVAFITGGGSGIGFRIAEIFMRHGCHTVIASRSLPRLLMAAKKLSAATGQRCLPLSLDVRAPPAIMTAVDQALKEFDKIDILINCAAGNFLCPASALSFNAFKTVMDIDTLGTFNVSHVLYEKFFRDHGGVIVNITATLGIRGQVLQLHAGSAKAAVDAMTRHLAVEWGPQNIRVNSLAPGPISGTEGFRRLVGAGQLRQRRLSEGETGPQPTLGFLGPASPSAESPKPTTPAEYLK, encoded by the exons ATGGCCCAGCCGCCGCCCGATGTCGATGAGGACGATTGTCTTCCTGAGTACCGCCACCTCTTCTGCCCGGATCTACTCCG GGACAAAGTCGCCTTCATCACAGGTGGTGGCTCTGGAATAGGGTTTCGAATTGCTGAGATTTTTATGCG GCACGGCTGCCACACAGTCATCGCCAGCAGAAGCCTTCCGAGACTGTTGATG GCTGCCAAAAAGCTGTCTGCTGCCACTGGCCAGCGGTGTCTCCCTTTATCTCTAGATGTTCGAGCTCCCCCAGCCATCATGACTGCCGTGGACCAGGCACTGAAGGAGTTTGACAAAATTGACATTCTCATAAACT GTGCGGCTGGTAACTTCCTGTGCCCAGCCAGTGCATTGTCCTTCAATGCCTTCAAGACTGTGATGGACATTGACACCTTAGGCACATTCAATGTGTCTCACGTGCTCTACGAGAAGTTCTTCCGG GATCATGGAGGAGTAATTGTGAACATCACAGCTACCTTGGGTATCCGTGGGCAGGTGCTCCAACTGCATGCAGGTTCTGCCAAGGCGGCTGTGG ATGCAATGACACGGCACTTGGCTGTGGAGTGGGGTCCCCAAAACATTCGAGTCAACAGCCTTGCCCCTGGCCCTATCAGTGGCACGGAGGGGTTCCGGCGGCTAGTAG GCGCTGGACAGCTGAGGCAAAGAAGGCTTTCTGAAGGGGAGACTGGCCCACAGCCTACTCTTGGATTCCTAGGACCTGCCTCTCCCTCAGCTGAGAGCCCCAAACCAACCACCCCAGCAGAGTATCTGAAGTGA
- the DECR2 gene encoding peroxisomal 2,4-dienoyl-CoA reductase isoform X1, translated as MAQPPPDVDEDDCLPEYRHLFCPDLLRDKVAFITGGGSGIGFRIAEIFMRHGCHTVIASRSLPRLLMAAKKLSAATGQRCLPLSLDVRAPPAIMTAVDQALKEFDKIDILINCAAGNFLCPASALSFNAFKTVMDIDTLGTFNVSHVLYEKFFRDHGGVIVNITATLGIRGQVLQLHAGSAKAAVDAMTRHLAVEWGPQNIRVNSLAPGPISGTEGFRRLVGDFKASKVLASPLQRLGNKTEIAHSVLYLASPLASYVTGALLVVDGGTWLMQPNDIKLMADFASFSAKL; from the exons ATGGCCCAGCCGCCGCCCGATGTCGATGAGGACGATTGTCTTCCTGAGTACCGCCACCTCTTCTGCCCGGATCTACTCCG GGACAAAGTCGCCTTCATCACAGGTGGTGGCTCTGGAATAGGGTTTCGAATTGCTGAGATTTTTATGCG GCACGGCTGCCACACAGTCATCGCCAGCAGAAGCCTTCCGAGACTGTTGATG GCTGCCAAAAAGCTGTCTGCTGCCACTGGCCAGCGGTGTCTCCCTTTATCTCTAGATGTTCGAGCTCCCCCAGCCATCATGACTGCCGTGGACCAGGCACTGAAGGAGTTTGACAAAATTGACATTCTCATAAACT GTGCGGCTGGTAACTTCCTGTGCCCAGCCAGTGCATTGTCCTTCAATGCCTTCAAGACTGTGATGGACATTGACACCTTAGGCACATTCAATGTGTCTCACGTGCTCTACGAGAAGTTCTTCCGG GATCATGGAGGAGTAATTGTGAACATCACAGCTACCTTGGGTATCCGTGGGCAGGTGCTCCAACTGCATGCAGGTTCTGCCAAGGCGGCTGTGG ATGCAATGACACGGCACTTGGCTGTGGAGTGGGGTCCCCAAAACATTCGAGTCAACAGCCTTGCCCCTGGCCCTATCAGTGGCACGGAGGGGTTCCGGCGGCTAGTAG GTGACTTTAAAGCCAGCAAGGTCCTGGCCAGCCCCCTGCAGAggctggggaacaagacagagatcGCCCACAGTGTGCTCTACCTGGCCAGCCCTTTGGCATCCTACGTGACGGGGGCCCTGCTGGTGGTCGATGGCGGAACATGGCTGATGCAACCTAATGACATCAAGTTGATGGCGGATTTTGCATCCTTCTCTGCTAAGCTCTAG
- the NME4 gene encoding nucleoside diphosphate kinase, mitochondrial isoform X1 encodes MTGLLGRVSLRRLLCRLRTPVSSLLVRPSSGGPSWTWEQTLVAVKPDGVQRRLVGDVIRRFERRGFKLVGMKMLQAPESVLAEHYHDLRRKPFYPALISYMSSGPVVAMVWEGPNVVCTSRAMIGHTDSAEAAPGTIRGDFSFHITRNVIHASNSVEEAQREIRLWFQSNELVDWADEGYRSSLYPS; translated from the exons ATGACGGGCCTCTTAGGGCGCGTATCGCTGCGGAGACTGTTGTGCAGACTGCGGACCCCGGTCTCCAGTCTGCTAGTGCGCCCCAGCTCGG GAGGGCCCTCCTGGACCTGGGAGCAGACCCTGGTGGCCGTGAAGCCAGATGGGGTGCAGCGGCGGCTTGTTGGGGATGTGATCCGGCGTTTTGAGAGGAGGGGCTTCAAGCTGGTGGGGATGAAGATGCTTCAG GCACCGGAGAGCGTCCTTGCTGAGCACTATCATGACCTTCGGAGGAAACCCTTCTACCCAGCCCTCATCAGCTACATGAGCTCCGGCCCTGTGGTGGCCATG GTCTGGGAAGGCCCCAATGTGGTCTGCACCTCAAGGGCCATGATAGGACACACTGACTCAGCTGAGGCTGCTCCTGGCACCATTCGAGGAGACTTCAGCTTCCACATTACCAG GAACGTCATCCATGCCAGCAACTCCGTggaggaggcccagagggagaTCCGGCTGTGGTTCCAGAGCAATGAGCTGGTAGACTGGGCAGACGAAGGCTACCGCAGCAGCCTCTACCCATCCTGA
- the NME4 gene encoding nucleoside diphosphate kinase, mitochondrial isoform X2 produces the protein MTGLLGRVSLRRLLCRLRTPVSSLLVRPSSGGPSWTWEQTLVAVKPDGVQRRLVGDVIRRFERRGFKLVGMKMLQVWEGPNVVCTSRAMIGHTDSAEAAPGTIRGDFSFHITRNVIHASNSVEEAQREIRLWFQSNELVDWADEGYRSSLYPS, from the exons ATGACGGGCCTCTTAGGGCGCGTATCGCTGCGGAGACTGTTGTGCAGACTGCGGACCCCGGTCTCCAGTCTGCTAGTGCGCCCCAGCTCGG GAGGGCCCTCCTGGACCTGGGAGCAGACCCTGGTGGCCGTGAAGCCAGATGGGGTGCAGCGGCGGCTTGTTGGGGATGTGATCCGGCGTTTTGAGAGGAGGGGCTTCAAGCTGGTGGGGATGAAGATGCTTCAG GTCTGGGAAGGCCCCAATGTGGTCTGCACCTCAAGGGCCATGATAGGACACACTGACTCAGCTGAGGCTGCTCCTGGCACCATTCGAGGAGACTTCAGCTTCCACATTACCAG GAACGTCATCCATGCCAGCAACTCCGTggaggaggcccagagggagaTCCGGCTGTGGTTCCAGAGCAATGAGCTGGTAGACTGGGCAGACGAAGGCTACCGCAGCAGCCTCTACCCATCCTGA
- the PGAP6 gene encoding post-GPI attachment to proteins factor 6 isoform X2, whose product MGGAGTRTGGAAVVVAVAGPLLLLLLAWPPPAASGDTRKSDIRLVSEQFSQSPQKLSFYSWYGSARLFHFRVPPDTVLLRWLLQVSQSGGPTCANVEITVYFRYGAPPVINPLGTSFPANTSVQPSFFVKMFQSNTSINVSHPAPGDWFVAAHLPPSSQKIEVKGFVPTCAYIFQPDMLVMRAVEVSILEPDIPFPQTLLSHPSYLKIFVPEYTQELRLELQGCASNGSLGCPVRLTVGSATLPSNFQKVLTCTGPTQACHLLLPSPPWDRWLQVTAKSLAGPHVSVAFSAVAALTACRPWIVNFQHLLQSSPNQSCNTSTGLLSPSPGYQDLGRNSSVGGGPFCLMNYQVMREDTDVVSVHFRPLDRVSVLVQSDMPSVMRLQLNTAMDSGGSLTISLWANKSMISNNTLVMVCVNAASPFLSFNTSLNCTTAFFQGYPLFLSTLSRKANLIIPYPETDYWYLSLQLVCPQSPEECEKASVLVETTLYLVPCLNDCGPYGQCLLLRRHGYLYAGCSCKAGWRGWSCTDNSTAQTIAQQRTAALLLTLSNLMFLAPITLSVYRCLLVEASVYAYTMFFSTFYHACDQPGDAVLCILNYDTLQYCDFLGSGVSIWVTILCMARLKASLKYVLLLLGTLVFAMSLQLDRRGAWNMMGPCLFAFVVMVTMWVYRCGHRRHCYPTSWQRWVFYLLPGISMAAVAIAIYTSMMTNDNYYYTHSIWHMLLAGSTAFLLPPRDKHAEPWACSQKLTCHYQICKNHREELYTVT is encoded by the exons ATGGGCGGGGCTGGGACCCGGACCGGGGGCGcggcggtggtggtggcagtggcggggccgctgttgctgctgctgctggcttgGCCCCCTCCTGCCGCCTCCGGCGACACCAGGAAGAGTG ACATCAGGCTGGTGTCTGAGCAGTTCTCGCAGTCCCCGCAGAAGCTGTCTTTCTACAGCTGGTATGGCAGCGCCAGACTCTTCCACTTTCGAGTGCCCCCGGATACCGTTCTGCTGCGCTGGCTGCTGCAAGTGTCCCAGAGTGGCGGCCCCACATGTGCAAACGTGGAGATCACTGT GTACTTCCGCTATGGCGCCCCTCCGGTCATCAACCCACTGGGTACCAGCTTCCCTGCCAACACCTCTGTGCAGCCCTCCTTCTTCGTCAAGATGTTTCAGAGCAACACTTCCATCAATGTCTCCCACCCAGCACCTGGGGACTGGTTTGtggctgcccacctgcccccctCATCCCAGAAGATTGAGGTGAAG GGATTTGTTCCCACCTGTGCCTACATCTTCCAGCCTGACATGCTGGTTATGCGGGCAGTTGAGGTCTCCATCCTGGAGCCTGACATACCCTTTCCACAGACCCTCCTTTCCCACCCCAGCTACCTCAA AATCTTCGTCCCGGAGTACACCCAGGAACTGCGGCTGGAGCTGCAGGGCTGTGCGTCCAATGGGAGCCTGGGCTGTCCTGTGCGCCTTACTGTGGGCTCAGCTACCTTACCTAGCAACTTCCAGAAGGTGCTCACCTGCACtggccccacccaggcctgccACCTGCTGTTGCCTTCGCCGCCCTGGGACCGCTGGTTGCAAGTGACAGCCAAGAGCCTGGCAGGGCCCCATGTATCGGTGGCTTTCAGTGCTGTAGCTGCTCTCACAG CCTGCAGGCCTTGGATTGTAAACTTCCAGCATCTTCTGCAGAGTAGCCCAAACCAGAGCTGCAACACTTCCACTGGTCTGCTCTCCCCAAGCCCTGGCTACCAGGACCTGGGCAGGAACAGCAGTGTGGGTGGTGGCCCCTTCTGCCTCATGAACTACCAGGTCATGCGGGAAGACACGGATGTGGTGTCTGTGCACTTCAGGCCCCTAGACAGGGTCTCCGTGCTGGTGCAGTCAGACATGCCTTCGGTGATGCGGCTGCAACTCAACACGGCCATGGACAGTGGGGGCTCCCTCACCATCTCCCTGTGGGCCAACAAG AGTATGATTTCCAACAACACCTTGGTAATGGTCTGCGTGAATGCCGCCTCACCCTTCCTCAGCTTCAACACTTCGCTCAACTGTACCACAG CCTTCTTCCAGGGCTATCCACTATTTTTGAGCACCTTGTCTCGCAAGGCCAACCTTATCATCCCATACCCAGAGACAGACTACTGGTACCTCTCCCTGCAGCTTGTGTGCCCCCAGAGTCCTGA GGAGTGTGAGAAGGCCTCAGTCCTTGTGGAGACCACCTTGTACTTGGTGCCCTGCTTGAATGACTGTGGCCCGTACGGCCAATGCCTCCTACTGCGCAGACATGGCTACCTGTATGCGGGTTGCAGCTGTAAGGCAG GCTGGCGTGGGTGGAGCTGCACAGACAACAGCACAGCCCAGACCATAGCCCAGCAGAGGACAGCGGCGCTCCTCCTCACCCTCAGCAACCTCATGTTCCTGGCTCCCATCACCCTCTCTGTGTACCGCTGCCTCCTGGTGGAGGCCTCCGTCTACGCCTACACCATGTTCTTCTCCACG tTCTATCACGCCTGTGACCAGCCAGGGGATGCGGTGCTGTGCATCCTCAACTATGATACGCTGCAGTACTGTGACTTCCTGGGCTCTGGAGTGTCCATCTGGGTCACCATCCTCTGCATGGCACGGCTGAAGGCATCCCTGAAATAC GTTCTGCTTCTGCTGGGCACGCTGGTGTTCGCCATGTCTTTGCAGCTGGACCGCAGGGGCGCCTGGAACATGATGGGGCCTTGTCTTTTTGCCTTCGTGGTCATGGTCACCATGTGG GTGTATCGCTGTGGACACCGGCGCCACTGCTATCCCACCTCGTGGCAGCGCTGGGTCTTCTACCTCCTGCCTGGCATCTCCATGGCTGCTGTGGCCATTGCCATTTACACCTCCATGATGACCAATGACAACTATTACTATACACATAGCATCTGGCACATGCTTCTGGCGGGGAGCACGGCATTCCTACTGCCACCACGTGACAAGCATGCTGAGCCCTGGGCCTGCTCACAGAAGCTCACCTGCCACTATCAGATCTGCAAGAACCACAGAGAGGAGCTGTACACGGTGACATGA
- the PGAP6 gene encoding post-GPI attachment to proteins factor 6 isoform X1 — MGGAGTRTGGAAVVVAVAGPLLLLLLAWPPPAASGDTRKSDIRLVSEQFSQSPQKLSFYSWYGSARLFHFRVPPDTVLLRWLLQVSQSGGPTCANVEITVYFRYGAPPVINPLGTSFPANTSVQPSFFVKMFQSNTSINVSHPAPGDWFVAAHLPPSSQKIEVKGFVPTCAYIFQPDMLVMRAVEVSILEPDIPFPQTLLSHPSYLKIFVPEYTQELRLELQGCASNGSLGCPVRLTVGSATLPSNFQKVLTCTGPTQACHLLLPSPPWDRWLQVTAKSLAGPHVSVAFSAVAALTACRPWIVNFQHLLQSSPNQSCNTSTGLLSPSPGYQDLGRNSSVGGGPFCLMNYQVMREDTDVVSVHFRPLDRVSVLVQSDMPSVMRLQLNTAMDSGGSLTISLWANKSMISNNTLVMVCVNAASPFLSFNTSLNCTTAFFQGYPLFLSTLSRKANLIIPYPETDYWYLSLQLVCPQSPEECEKASVLVETTLYLVPCLNDCGPYGQCLLLRRHGYLYAGCSCKAAPSALLWPTGWRGWSCTDNSTAQTIAQQRTAALLLTLSNLMFLAPITLSVYRCLLVEASVYAYTMFFSTFYHACDQPGDAVLCILNYDTLQYCDFLGSGVSIWVTILCMARLKASLKYVLLLLGTLVFAMSLQLDRRGAWNMMGPCLFAFVVMVTMWVYRCGHRRHCYPTSWQRWVFYLLPGISMAAVAIAIYTSMMTNDNYYYTHSIWHMLLAGSTAFLLPPRDKHAEPWACSQKLTCHYQICKNHREELYTVT, encoded by the exons ATGGGCGGGGCTGGGACCCGGACCGGGGGCGcggcggtggtggtggcagtggcggggccgctgttgctgctgctgctggcttgGCCCCCTCCTGCCGCCTCCGGCGACACCAGGAAGAGTG ACATCAGGCTGGTGTCTGAGCAGTTCTCGCAGTCCCCGCAGAAGCTGTCTTTCTACAGCTGGTATGGCAGCGCCAGACTCTTCCACTTTCGAGTGCCCCCGGATACCGTTCTGCTGCGCTGGCTGCTGCAAGTGTCCCAGAGTGGCGGCCCCACATGTGCAAACGTGGAGATCACTGT GTACTTCCGCTATGGCGCCCCTCCGGTCATCAACCCACTGGGTACCAGCTTCCCTGCCAACACCTCTGTGCAGCCCTCCTTCTTCGTCAAGATGTTTCAGAGCAACACTTCCATCAATGTCTCCCACCCAGCACCTGGGGACTGGTTTGtggctgcccacctgcccccctCATCCCAGAAGATTGAGGTGAAG GGATTTGTTCCCACCTGTGCCTACATCTTCCAGCCTGACATGCTGGTTATGCGGGCAGTTGAGGTCTCCATCCTGGAGCCTGACATACCCTTTCCACAGACCCTCCTTTCCCACCCCAGCTACCTCAA AATCTTCGTCCCGGAGTACACCCAGGAACTGCGGCTGGAGCTGCAGGGCTGTGCGTCCAATGGGAGCCTGGGCTGTCCTGTGCGCCTTACTGTGGGCTCAGCTACCTTACCTAGCAACTTCCAGAAGGTGCTCACCTGCACtggccccacccaggcctgccACCTGCTGTTGCCTTCGCCGCCCTGGGACCGCTGGTTGCAAGTGACAGCCAAGAGCCTGGCAGGGCCCCATGTATCGGTGGCTTTCAGTGCTGTAGCTGCTCTCACAG CCTGCAGGCCTTGGATTGTAAACTTCCAGCATCTTCTGCAGAGTAGCCCAAACCAGAGCTGCAACACTTCCACTGGTCTGCTCTCCCCAAGCCCTGGCTACCAGGACCTGGGCAGGAACAGCAGTGTGGGTGGTGGCCCCTTCTGCCTCATGAACTACCAGGTCATGCGGGAAGACACGGATGTGGTGTCTGTGCACTTCAGGCCCCTAGACAGGGTCTCCGTGCTGGTGCAGTCAGACATGCCTTCGGTGATGCGGCTGCAACTCAACACGGCCATGGACAGTGGGGGCTCCCTCACCATCTCCCTGTGGGCCAACAAG AGTATGATTTCCAACAACACCTTGGTAATGGTCTGCGTGAATGCCGCCTCACCCTTCCTCAGCTTCAACACTTCGCTCAACTGTACCACAG CCTTCTTCCAGGGCTATCCACTATTTTTGAGCACCTTGTCTCGCAAGGCCAACCTTATCATCCCATACCCAGAGACAGACTACTGGTACCTCTCCCTGCAGCTTGTGTGCCCCCAGAGTCCTGA GGAGTGTGAGAAGGCCTCAGTCCTTGTGGAGACCACCTTGTACTTGGTGCCCTGCTTGAATGACTGTGGCCCGTACGGCCAATGCCTCCTACTGCGCAGACATGGCTACCTGTATGCGGGTTGCAGCTGTAAGGCAG CCCCCTCAGCACTGCTTTGGCCCACAGGCTGGCGTGGGTGGAGCTGCACAGACAACAGCACAGCCCAGACCATAGCCCAGCAGAGGACAGCGGCGCTCCTCCTCACCCTCAGCAACCTCATGTTCCTGGCTCCCATCACCCTCTCTGTGTACCGCTGCCTCCTGGTGGAGGCCTCCGTCTACGCCTACACCATGTTCTTCTCCACG tTCTATCACGCCTGTGACCAGCCAGGGGATGCGGTGCTGTGCATCCTCAACTATGATACGCTGCAGTACTGTGACTTCCTGGGCTCTGGAGTGTCCATCTGGGTCACCATCCTCTGCATGGCACGGCTGAAGGCATCCCTGAAATAC GTTCTGCTTCTGCTGGGCACGCTGGTGTTCGCCATGTCTTTGCAGCTGGACCGCAGGGGCGCCTGGAACATGATGGGGCCTTGTCTTTTTGCCTTCGTGGTCATGGTCACCATGTGG GTGTATCGCTGTGGACACCGGCGCCACTGCTATCCCACCTCGTGGCAGCGCTGGGTCTTCTACCTCCTGCCTGGCATCTCCATGGCTGCTGTGGCCATTGCCATTTACACCTCCATGATGACCAATGACAACTATTACTATACACATAGCATCTGGCACATGCTTCTGGCGGGGAGCACGGCATTCCTACTGCCACCACGTGACAAGCATGCTGAGCCCTGGGCCTGCTCACAGAAGCTCACCTGCCACTATCAGATCTGCAAGAACCACAGAGAGGAGCTGTACACGGTGACATGA
- the MRPL28 gene encoding 39S ribosomal protein L28, mitochondrial, translating to MPLHKFPVRLWKKLRLREGIYSRLPQHYLRSLEEERTPTPVHYRPHGAKFKINPKNGQRERVEDVPIPIHYPRESQLGLWGGEGWILGHRYINNDKLSKRVKKVWKPQLFQRELYSEILDTKFSVTVTMRTLDLIDEAYGFDFYILKTPKEDLCSKFGMDLKRGMLLRLARRDPQLHPDDPERRAAIYDKYKEFVIREEEAEWVGLTLDEAVEKQRLLEKKDPVPLFKVYVEELIERLQQQTLSEPAVVQKRASGK from the exons ATGCCCTTGCACAAGTTCCCGGTCCGTCTATGGAAGAAGCTCCGGCTGCGGGAGGGCATCTACTCTCGCCTGCCCCAGCACTACCTTCGCTCACTGGAGGAGGAGCGGACACCCACGCCCGTGCACTACAGGCCACACGGGGCCAAGTTCAAAATCAACCCCAAAAACGGGCAGCGGGAGCGCGTGGAGGACGTGCCTATTCCCATTCACTATCCCCGTGAGTcccagctggggctctggggcgGCGAGGGCTGGATCCTGGGCCACAGATACATCAACAATGACAAG CTCTCAAAGAGGGTGAAGAAAGTGTGGAAGCCACAGCTGTTTCAGCGCGAGCTCTACAGCGAGATTCTGGACACGAAGTTCTCTGTGACTGTGACTATGCGAACCCTGGACCTCATCGATGAGGCCTATGGGTTTGACTTCTACATCCTGAAG ACCCCGAAGGAGGACCTGTGCTCCAAGTTTGGGATGGACCTGAAGCGAGGGATGCTGTTGCGACTTGCCCGACGGGACCCCCAGCTGCACCCGGATGACCCCGAGAGGAGGGCGGCCATCTATGACAAGTACAAG GAGTTTGTCATccgggaggaggaggctgagtgGGTCGGCCTGACACTGGATGAAGCTGTGGAGAAGCAGAGGCTTCTAGAGAAGAAG GACCCTGTCCCTCTGTTCAAGGTCTACGTGGAGGAGCTAATTGAGCGGCTTCAGCAGCAGACACTGTCTGAGCCAGCGGTGGTGCAGAAGAGAGCCAGCGGGAAGTGA